The Lysobacter gummosus genome includes a region encoding these proteins:
- a CDS encoding type III pantothenate kinase, whose product MNAWLFDLGNTRLKCAPLRADGRPGPALALPHREEDITAALAQALPSERIDVAYLASVAHPAQRMAVLQALSARCARISIARTQTRFALPGFGAVRIAYADPHKLGADRFLALLGAHAQGQGAALICGVGTALTIDLIDAHGQHHGGLIAPSPTLMREALHARAPQLPELGGERMAFAADTEDALASGCDGAALALIERSLLAGKLKLGAVPRLLLHGGGSDALAAALPTPIASPTLVLEGLAIWAGVETPR is encoded by the coding sequence ATGAACGCATGGCTGTTCGACCTGGGCAATACCCGGCTCAAGTGCGCGCCGCTGCGCGCCGACGGCCGCCCCGGGCCGGCGCTGGCCTTGCCGCATCGCGAAGAAGACATCACCGCAGCGTTGGCGCAGGCGCTGCCGAGCGAACGCATCGACGTGGCCTATCTGGCCAGCGTCGCCCATCCAGCCCAGCGCATGGCCGTGCTGCAGGCGCTGAGCGCGCGCTGCGCGCGGATATCGATCGCGCGCACGCAGACGCGCTTCGCGCTGCCCGGTTTCGGCGCGGTGCGCATCGCCTATGCCGACCCGCACAAGCTGGGCGCCGATCGGTTTCTCGCCTTGCTCGGCGCGCATGCGCAAGGGCAGGGCGCGGCCCTGATCTGCGGCGTCGGCACCGCGCTGACCATCGACCTGATCGACGCCCACGGCCAGCATCACGGCGGCCTGATCGCGCCGTCGCCGACGCTGATGCGCGAAGCGCTGCACGCGCGCGCGCCGCAATTGCCCGAGCTGGGCGGCGAGCGCATGGCTTTCGCCGCCGATACCGAGGACGCGTTGGCCTCCGGCTGCGACGGCGCCGCCCTGGCCTTGATCGAGCGCAGTCTGCTGGCGGGCAAGTTGAAACTCGGCGCAGTGCCGCGCCTGCTGCTGCACGGCGGCGGCAGCGACGCGCTCGCCGCCGCGCTGCCCACGCCGATCGCTTCGCCGACGCTGGTGCTGGAAGGCCTCGCGATCTGGGCCGGCGTCGAAACTCCGCGCTGA
- the birA gene encoding bifunctional biotin--[acetyl-CoA-carboxylase] ligase/biotin operon repressor BirA: MDDRALLQRLIAGPATGDALASAAGQTRAAVWKRIEALREAGVAIEAKPGRGYALSQPLDLLDAEAIAAALDAGARARLAELDVAWSIDSTNSELLRRTTPAQGAAVLLAERQTGGRGRRGRIWASPLAAHVYLSLARSFGGGLARLGGLSLVAGIAAVQALHGLGFDAVRLKWPNDLVVLDRAGLRKLGGLLIEGGGEYAGPARAVIGLGLNVRMPAAAAAQIDQPWCDLATLAGPRALSRNAVAAALLDALLPALGEFDGAGLAPFIERYAAFDALAGQAVSVHGADAEHQGHAVGLADDGALRVRLPSGEERRFHAGEVSVRRSGEDAR; this comes from the coding sequence ATGGACGATCGCGCACTGCTGCAACGCCTGATCGCAGGCCCTGCCACCGGCGACGCCTTGGCCAGCGCGGCCGGGCAGACCCGCGCCGCGGTATGGAAGCGGATCGAGGCCCTGCGCGAAGCCGGCGTGGCGATCGAGGCCAAGCCCGGCCGCGGCTACGCGCTGTCGCAGCCGCTGGATCTGCTCGACGCCGAGGCGATCGCCGCGGCGCTGGACGCCGGCGCGCGCGCACGGCTGGCCGAACTCGATGTCGCTTGGAGCATCGATTCGACCAACAGCGAGCTGCTGCGCCGGACCACGCCCGCGCAGGGCGCTGCGGTGCTGCTGGCCGAACGCCAGACCGGCGGCCGCGGACGGCGCGGGCGGATCTGGGCCTCGCCGCTGGCGGCGCATGTCTATCTGTCGCTGGCCCGTTCCTTCGGCGGCGGCCTGGCCCGGCTGGGCGGCCTGAGCCTGGTCGCCGGCATCGCCGCGGTCCAGGCCCTGCACGGCCTGGGTTTCGACGCGGTGCGGCTGAAGTGGCCGAACGATCTGGTCGTGCTCGACCGCGCCGGCCTGCGCAAACTCGGCGGCCTGTTGATCGAAGGCGGCGGCGAATACGCCGGCCCGGCGCGCGCGGTGATCGGCCTGGGCCTCAACGTGCGCATGCCGGCCGCCGCGGCCGCGCAGATCGACCAGCCCTGGTGCGATCTGGCGACCTTGGCGGGCCCGCGCGCGCTGTCGCGCAACGCGGTCGCCGCGGCGCTGCTGGATGCGCTGCTGCCGGCGCTGGGCGAATTCGACGGCGCCGGCCTGGCGCCCTTCATCGAGCGCTATGCGGCCTTCGACGCATTGGCCGGGCAGGCGGTGAGCGTGCACGGCGCCGACGCCGAACACCAAGGCCACGCGGTCGGACTGGCCGACGACGGCGCCTTGCGCGTGCGTCTGCCCTCCGGCGAAGAACGCCGCTTCCATGCCGGCGAAGTCAGCGTGCGCCGCAGCGGCGAGGACGCGCGATGA
- the plsY gene encoding glycerol-3-phosphate 1-O-acyltransferase PlsY, producing the protein MPFAALTPPLSVATAVAPLSVLLLVAAYLIGSLSGSLLLGKLRGVDIRQHGSGNAGGTNAFRTQGLRFALCVVVIDIGKGVLATWLALRFAPVAANWSVTAHGYLAAFAAVLGHVWPIWHGFRGGKGAATLVGGLAVLWPFAVPVLVAVWAVVIVASGYVGLATVIAAVSLPLLAWITDAGMPRLWFSLAAAALIVFTHRGNLARLRAGTESRFARARLLHRWRRS; encoded by the coding sequence ATGCCGTTCGCCGCTCTCACACCGCCGTTGTCCGTCGCCACCGCCGTGGCGCCGCTGTCGGTGCTGTTGCTGGTCGCCGCTTACCTGATCGGTTCGCTGTCGGGCAGCCTGCTGCTGGGCAAATTGCGCGGCGTGGACATCCGCCAGCACGGCAGCGGCAACGCCGGCGGAACCAACGCGTTCCGCACCCAGGGGCTGCGCTTCGCTCTGTGCGTGGTCGTCATCGATATCGGTAAAGGCGTGCTCGCGACCTGGCTGGCGCTGCGCTTCGCGCCGGTCGCGGCGAACTGGTCGGTGACCGCGCACGGCTATCTGGCCGCGTTCGCCGCGGTGCTCGGCCACGTCTGGCCGATCTGGCACGGTTTTCGTGGCGGCAAGGGCGCGGCGACCCTCGTCGGCGGGTTGGCGGTGCTGTGGCCGTTCGCGGTGCCGGTGCTGGTGGCGGTCTGGGCGGTGGTGATTGTGGCCAGCGGTTACGTCGGCCTGGCCACGGTGATCGCGGCGGTGAGTCTGCCGCTGCTGGCCTGGATCACCGATGCCGGCATGCCGCGGCTGTGGTTTTCGCTGGCGGCCGCGGCGCTGATCGTGTTCACCCATCGCGGCAATCTGGCGCGGCTGCGCGCCGGCACCGAATCGCGTTTCGCCCGGGCGCGTCTGCTGCATCGTTGGCGCCGGAGCTGA
- a CDS encoding DegV family protein, with protein sequence MPPARLPLTAPALRRALIAGARRVIAGRDTLNRINVFPVADGDTGNNLAHTLGSLLNGALSRRSRHIGELLRRIGDDAIDGARGNSGAILAQFLYGVAEHARAQPELDATTLAASVRHGAGNARAALAHPVEGTILSVINAFADALDEAARASADGDPRPGFVVALARARIALARTPQQMALLQRAGVVDAGAQGFVDLLEGIAEFVDGGPRALRMHGAAGAANEACAGHAHGAGDTQIPVLHETVDPHRRWCSECLLIGTELSRDALRDALEAIGADSLVLAGGSTRLRVHGHVASPQALFDVCAGHGAVEGMKADDMLAQQRSVERVQRVAVVTDSAADLPEELAERYGLHTVPVRVSVDDRDYLDKVGLATGEFYRRMAAGAARPQAEQPRTSQPPPGDFRRVFEFLLGHRAQVLYVGLSRAVSGTLQSGEQAAARADGSGRVQVFDTFNAAGGQALLAWRAAELATDGIELAAILAELERLRPLTATWAMARDISHAVRGGRIPPWAGPLVRFTGLTPIAKFKPDGRLGVSGGVFAKAGAPEAFARYIAKRSPRGLRWRAIVGHCDARADGERLLEALRRRLDLEQAWVVETGPALGAHAGRGALLVSLQPVTDSAA encoded by the coding sequence ATGCCGCCCGCCCGTCTTCCGCTGACCGCCCCGGCGCTGCGCCGGGCCCTGATCGCGGGCGCCCGGCGGGTCATCGCCGGCCGCGATACCCTCAACCGGATCAACGTCTTCCCGGTCGCCGACGGCGACACCGGCAACAACCTCGCGCACACCCTCGGCAGCCTGCTGAACGGGGCGCTGAGCCGGCGCAGCCGGCATATCGGCGAACTGTTGCGGCGCATCGGCGACGACGCCATCGACGGCGCGCGCGGCAATTCCGGGGCGATCCTGGCGCAGTTCCTGTACGGGGTCGCCGAGCACGCGCGCGCTCAGCCGGAACTGGACGCGACCACCCTGGCGGCCTCGGTGCGCCACGGCGCCGGCAATGCCCGCGCCGCGCTCGCGCACCCGGTCGAGGGCACCATTCTGAGCGTGATCAACGCCTTCGCCGATGCGCTGGACGAAGCAGCCCGGGCCAGCGCCGACGGCGATCCGCGTCCGGGCTTCGTGGTCGCGCTGGCGCGGGCCCGCATCGCTCTGGCGCGCACGCCCCAGCAGATGGCCTTGCTGCAAAGGGCCGGCGTGGTCGATGCCGGCGCGCAGGGCTTCGTCGATCTGCTCGAAGGCATCGCGGAATTCGTCGATGGCGGCCCGCGCGCGCTGCGCATGCACGGCGCCGCCGGGGCCGCGAACGAAGCCTGCGCCGGCCATGCGCACGGCGCCGGCGATACGCAGATTCCCGTCCTGCACGAGACGGTGGACCCGCACCGGCGCTGGTGCAGCGAGTGCCTGCTGATCGGCACCGAGCTGTCGCGCGACGCCTTGCGCGACGCGCTGGAGGCGATCGGCGCCGACTCGCTGGTGCTGGCCGGCGGCAGCACCCGCCTGCGCGTACACGGCCATGTCGCCTCGCCGCAGGCCTTGTTCGACGTATGCGCCGGCCATGGCGCGGTCGAAGGCATGAAGGCCGACGACATGCTGGCGCAGCAACGCAGCGTGGAGCGGGTGCAGCGGGTGGCGGTGGTCACCGACAGCGCCGCCGATCTGCCGGAGGAACTGGCCGAACGCTACGGCCTGCACACCGTGCCGGTGCGGGTGTCGGTGGACGACCGCGATTACCTGGACAAGGTCGGCCTGGCCACCGGCGAGTTCTACCGCCGCATGGCCGCCGGCGCCGCGCGTCCGCAGGCCGAACAGCCGCGCACCAGCCAGCCGCCGCCCGGCGATTTCCGCCGGGTCTTCGAATTCCTGCTGGGCCATCGCGCCCAGGTGCTGTACGTGGGGTTGTCGCGCGCGGTCTCGGGCACCTTGCAGTCGGGCGAACAGGCCGCCGCGCGCGCCGACGGCAGCGGACGGGTGCAGGTGTTCGACACCTTCAACGCCGCCGGCGGGCAGGCCTTGCTGGCCTGGCGCGCGGCCGAGCTGGCGACGGACGGGATTGAGCTGGCGGCGATCCTTGCCGAGCTCGAACGACTGCGTCCGCTGACCGCCACCTGGGCGATGGCGCGCGACATCTCGCATGCCGTGCGCGGCGGCCGCATTCCGCCCTGGGCCGGGCCGCTGGTGCGTTTCACCGGCCTGACCCCGATAGCGAAGTTCAAGCCCGACGGACGCCTCGGCGTCAGCGGCGGCGTGTTCGCCAAGGCCGGCGCGCCGGAGGCGTTCGCGCGCTACATCGCCAAACGCAGCCCGCGCGGGCTGCGGTGGCGCGCGATCGTCGGCCATTGCGACGCGCGCGCGGACGGCGAGCGCCTGCTCGAAGCGCTGCGCCGGCGGCTGGATCTGGAGCAGGCCTGGGTGGTCGAGACTGGACCGGCGTTGGGCGCCCATGCCGGGCGCGGCGCCTTGCTGGTGTCGTTGCAGCCGGTGACGGACTCGGCGGCGTAA
- a CDS encoding zinc-dependent peptidase: MFEFLRRLRRPPAPVDDTVWRDAVAAVPWAQALDETRRERLRALSARFVHEKTISPIGELELGPAQRVQLAMLCCLPLLEFGEEGLRGWSQLIVYPDAFRVNRSHTDAAGVLHEWQDELIGESWDAGPLILSWADVQADCEDPRAGFCVAAHEMAHKLDVLDGVLDGTPPLPRPWQREWAHDFQHAYDDFIERVDDRRETRIDPYAAEAPEEFFAVVTEYHFSDPAALREQMPTIAGHLQRFYGPSPFA; encoded by the coding sequence TTGTTCGAGTTCCTGCGCCGTCTGCGGCGCCCTCCCGCACCTGTCGACGACACCGTCTGGCGCGACGCCGTCGCCGCCGTGCCGTGGGCGCAAGCGCTGGATGAAACCCGCCGCGAACGCCTGCGCGCGCTGTCCGCGCGATTCGTGCACGAGAAGACCATCAGCCCGATCGGCGAACTGGAGCTGGGCCCGGCCCAGCGCGTCCAGCTCGCCATGCTGTGCTGCCTGCCGCTGCTGGAATTCGGCGAAGAAGGTTTGCGCGGCTGGTCGCAGCTGATCGTTTATCCCGACGCATTCCGGGTCAATCGCAGCCACACCGACGCGGCCGGGGTTCTGCACGAATGGCAGGACGAATTGATCGGCGAATCCTGGGACGCCGGGCCGCTGATCCTGTCCTGGGCCGATGTCCAGGCCGATTGCGAAGACCCGCGCGCGGGCTTCTGCGTGGCTGCGCACGAGATGGCGCACAAGCTCGATGTGCTCGATGGCGTGCTCGACGGCACCCCGCCCTTGCCGCGTCCGTGGCAGCGCGAGTGGGCGCATGATTTCCAACACGCTTACGACGATTTCATCGAACGGGTGGACGACCGGCGCGAAACGCGGATCGATCCTTACGCCGCCGAAGCGCCGGAAGAATTCTTCGCCGTGGTCACCGAGTACCACTTCAGCGATCCGGCGGCGCTGCGCGAGCAGATGCCGACGATCGCTGGGCATTTGCAGCGCTTCTACGGGCCGTCTCCGTTCGCCTGA
- a CDS encoding sensor histidine kinase encodes MSWGQPRSLRARQLLAASLGLLAFLALAGVALDRAFLETAENNLRQRLTSYALAYAADTDFGRGGEIIPPYDPPDPRFDRPGSGLYAEVILPNDHWDSVSAQGPVLPDGGMLKPTQETFDGPLPLTEISGRSGEAYRYGRGLIWSVDGDSKSEFQYTIYILEDTSALRHQVAVFRQALWRYLGGAGVILLLLQALIMQWSLRPLKRVIEELKRVQRGLASRMSERHPRELEPLTESINAFIESERENLDRQRNTLADLAHSLKTPLAVLRARLDDQNGPVPIDPELREDVDIQLRRMNDLVSYQLARAASGGHALFAAPVAIEPHAEEIVRGLEKVYAPKGILCEFDLADGVQFHGEPGDLQELLGNLLENAFKWANSRVLLTVKPGEVAANRRPGLLLAVDDDGPGIAPEKVASILQRGVRGDERVQGHGIGLAIVQDLVRGYRGTLDVTPSQELGGTRFEVKLPPGL; translated from the coding sequence ATGAGCTGGGGACAGCCCCGGTCGCTGCGCGCGCGCCAGTTGCTGGCCGCCAGCCTCGGCCTGCTCGCGTTCCTGGCCCTGGCCGGCGTGGCGCTGGATCGCGCCTTCCTGGAAACCGCGGAAAACAACCTGCGCCAGCGCCTGACCAGTTACGCGCTGGCCTACGCCGCCGACACCGATTTCGGTCGCGGCGGCGAAATCATCCCGCCCTACGACCCGCCCGATCCGCGTTTCGACCGGCCCGGCAGCGGCTTGTACGCCGAAGTGATCCTGCCCAACGACCATTGGGACTCGGTATCGGCCCAGGGCCCGGTGCTGCCCGACGGCGGCATGCTCAAGCCGACGCAGGAGACCTTCGACGGCCCGCTGCCGCTGACCGAAATCAGCGGCCGGTCGGGGGAGGCCTACCGCTACGGCCGCGGCCTGATCTGGAGCGTGGACGGCGATTCCAAGTCCGAGTTTCAGTACACGATCTACATCCTCGAAGACACCAGCGCGCTGCGCCATCAGGTCGCGGTGTTCCGCCAGGCGCTGTGGCGCTATCTGGGCGGCGCCGGCGTGATCCTGCTGTTGCTGCAGGCCTTGATCATGCAGTGGAGCTTGCGTCCGCTGAAGCGGGTGATCGAAGAGCTCAAGCGCGTGCAGCGCGGCCTGGCCTCGCGCATGAGCGAGCGCCACCCGCGCGAGCTGGAACCGCTGACCGAGAGCATCAACGCCTTCATCGAGAGCGAGCGCGAGAACCTCGACCGCCAGCGCAACACCCTGGCCGATCTCGCCCACAGCCTGAAAACCCCGCTGGCGGTGCTGCGCGCGCGCCTGGACGATCAGAACGGCCCGGTGCCGATCGATCCGGAACTGCGCGAAGACGTCGATATCCAGCTGCGGCGCATGAACGATCTGGTGTCCTACCAGCTCGCGCGCGCGGCCTCCGGCGGCCACGCCTTGTTCGCCGCGCCCGTGGCGATCGAGCCGCATGCGGAAGAGATCGTGCGCGGCCTGGAAAAGGTCTACGCGCCCAAGGGCATCCTGTGCGAATTCGACCTGGCCGACGGCGTGCAATTCCACGGCGAGCCGGGCGATCTGCAGGAACTGCTCGGCAACCTGCTGGAAAACGCATTCAAGTGGGCGAACTCGCGGGTGCTGCTGACGGTGAAGCCCGGCGAAGTCGCGGCCAACCGCCGTCCCGGCCTGCTGCTGGCGGTGGACGACGACGGCCCGGGCATCGCCCCGGAGAAAGTCGCCTCGATCCTGCAGCGCGGCGTGCGCGGCGATGAGCGCGTGCAAGGCCACGGCATCGGGCTGGCGATCGTGCAGGACCTGGTGCGCGGTTACCGCGGCACTTTGGATGTCACCCCGTCGCAGGAACTGGGTGGCACGAGGTTCGAAGTGAAGTTGCCGCCGGGGTTGTGA
- a CDS encoding response regulator transcription factor, whose translation MRILLVEDEAPLRETLAARLKREGFAVDAAQDGEEGLYMGREVPFDLGIIDLGLPKMSGMELIKALRDEGKKFPVLILTARSSWQDKVEGLKQGADDYLVKPFHVEELLARLNALVRRAAGWSKPTLECGPVMLDLAAQTVSVNGGNVDLTSYEYKVLEYLMMHAGELVSKADLTEHIYQQDFDRDSNVLEVFIGRLRKKLDPDGALKPIETVRGRGYRFAIPRSGD comes from the coding sequence ATGCGAATTCTGCTGGTCGAAGACGAAGCGCCGTTGCGCGAGACCCTGGCTGCGCGCCTGAAGCGCGAGGGCTTCGCGGTCGATGCCGCGCAAGACGGCGAGGAAGGCCTGTATATGGGCCGCGAGGTGCCGTTCGACCTGGGTATCATCGATCTGGGCCTGCCGAAGATGTCCGGCATGGAGCTGATCAAGGCCCTGCGCGATGAGGGCAAGAAATTCCCGGTGCTGATCCTCACCGCGCGCTCGAGCTGGCAGGACAAGGTCGAAGGCCTCAAGCAGGGCGCCGACGACTACCTGGTCAAGCCCTTCCACGTCGAAGAACTGCTCGCCCGCCTCAACGCGCTGGTCCGCCGCGCCGCCGGCTGGAGCAAGCCCACCCTGGAATGCGGCCCGGTGATGCTGGATCTGGCCGCGCAGACGGTCAGCGTCAACGGCGGCAACGTCGATCTGACCAGCTATGAGTACAAGGTGCTGGAGTACCTGATGATGCACGCCGGTGAGCTGGTCTCGAAGGCCGACCTCACCGAGCACATCTACCAGCAGGACTTCGACCGCGACTCCAACGTGCTGGAAGTCTTCATCGGCCGTCTGCGCAAGAAGCTCGACCCGGATGGCGCGCTCAAGCCGATCGAGACCGTGCGCGGCCGCGGCTACCGTTTCGCCATCCCGCGCAGCGGCGACTGA
- a CDS encoding arginine deiminase-related protein, protein MITRDLPSFFDHARTLGPDFGPATARAAFLVAPDGFARAEQSAGDNRYMAQAAAFDPGRASAQHRDLHRALSLSLPTICFAGDPDTPDALFPNNVFATGRGDAAVGAQPRYVIGRMRHPVRQREAGREDIRAFFREVLGYPEVDLSTQPHACELTGALVIDRARGLGFAGLSERCDEQGARLMHRALGLRATLMFELAPGEYHTNVVLAVLAGRAALVCPGGFADPAVAEAIAGFYAPNGIVLSAAEHAAFVANSIALSTYGLWMSAAAGRALSEPTRAALARAGFAVSTVELDAIEAGGGSLRCCVGEIF, encoded by the coding sequence GCCACCGCGCGCGCGGCGTTCCTGGTCGCGCCCGACGGCTTCGCCCGCGCCGAGCAGTCGGCCGGCGACAACCGCTACATGGCCCAGGCCGCCGCCTTCGACCCCGGTCGCGCCAGCGCCCAGCACCGCGATCTGCACCGCGCCTTGTCGCTGTCGCTGCCGACGATCTGCTTCGCCGGCGACCCGGACACCCCCGACGCGCTGTTCCCGAACAACGTCTTCGCCACCGGCCGCGGCGATGCCGCCGTCGGCGCGCAACCGCGCTATGTGATCGGGCGCATGCGCCATCCCGTGCGCCAGCGCGAAGCCGGGCGCGAGGACATCCGCGCCTTCTTCCGCGAGGTGCTGGGCTACCCGGAAGTGGACCTGTCCACACAGCCGCATGCCTGCGAACTCACCGGCGCGCTGGTGATCGACCGTGCCCGCGGCCTGGGCTTCGCCGGCTTGTCGGAGCGATGCGACGAGCAGGGCGCGCGGCTGATGCACCGCGCCCTGGGTCTGCGCGCCACCCTGATGTTCGAGCTGGCGCCGGGCGAGTACCACACCAACGTGGTCCTGGCGGTGCTGGCCGGGCGCGCCGCGCTGGTGTGCCCGGGCGGATTCGCCGATCCGGCCGTGGCCGAGGCCATCGCCGGGTTCTACGCGCCCAACGGCATCGTCCTGTCGGCGGCCGAACATGCGGCTTTCGTCGCCAATTCGATCGCTTTATCGACCTATGGCCTGTGGATGAGCGCCGCCGCCGGGCGGGCGCTGAGCGAGCCCACGCGCGCGGCGCTGGCCCGCGCCGGGTTCGCCGTGTCCACGGTCGAGCTCGACGCCATCGAGGCCGGCGGTGGCTCGCTGCGCTGCTGCGTCGGCGAGATCTTTTGA